One Blattabacterium cuenoti genomic window carries:
- the rpoB gene encoding DNA-directed RNA polymerase subunit beta — protein MVNTEKKRITFASVAKQVEYPDFLDIQIKSFKEFFQLDAKPEDRKNEGLFKAFTENFPISDARNSFVLEFKGYSIDSPRYSIEECIERGLTYSVPLKAKLKLYCTDPEHEDFETVYQDVYLGTCPYMTPSGSFIFNGSERVIVSQLHRSPGVFFGQSHHANGTKLYSARIIPFKGSWIEFATDINNVMYAYIDRKKKLPMTTLLRAIGYERDKDILEIFDLSEETKIKGNENNIINRTLAARVLKIWHEDFVDEDTGEVLSVEKNEILIERDILLKEEHIDLLINHEIKTVLLHKKGERKKDYSIIYNTLHKDPTNSEKEAVEYIYRQLRNTEPPDEETARGVIDKLFFSDARYSLGPVGRYRLNKRLGLNIDPNYLVLTKEDIIAIIEHLNALFNSKREVDDIDHLSNRRVRTVGEQLYTQFSIGLARMARTIRERMNVRDNEVFMPVDLINAKTLSSVINTFFGTNQLSQFMDQTNPLSEITHKRRLSALGPGGLSRERAGFEVRDVNYSHYGRLCPIETPEGPNIGLISSLSVFAKINNMGFVETPYRIVSHQKVDLKSEVKYLSAEEEEGKIIAQANAIDQYGNFLSDRIISREDGDFPIVKSSQIDYIDVAPNQIASISASLIPFLEHDDANRALMGSNMMRQAVPLLKPDAPIVGTGLEEQVARDSRILINAKKNGFVEYVDANRIVVRYDKTDKENLVSFDPIVQIYNLVKFRKTNQNTCITLKPIVRRGMKVVKGQILCEGYATENGELALGKNLKAAFIPCNGYNFEDAVLISEKVVSEDWFTSIHIDEYSLDVRDTKLGMEELTNDIPNVSEEATKDLDENGIVRVGAEVKPGDILIGKITPKGESDPTPEEKLLRAIFGDKAGNVKDASLRAEPSLFGVVIDTKLFTRSIKDKTSRAQDKIKIVRLEKEYENKFLDIKNLLVKKLQFILNGKLCYNSILNDKKQEIVKKGVKFTKKILDNIQNYVEIDSSDWTDDIQINDFVSEILHNYKIAVSDLNSTFKHKKFSITVGDELPSGIVKMAKVYIAKKRKLKVGDKMAGRHGNKGVVARILREEDMPFLEDGSPVDIVLNPLGVPSRMNIGQIYETVLGWAGYKLNMKFSTPIFDGATIEEISKYTEKAKIPRFGATYLFDGGTGERFDQPATVGVIYMLKLGHMVDDKMHARSIGPYSLITQQPLGGKAQFGGQRFGEMEVWALEAFGASNLLREILTVKSDDVVGRAKTYESIVKGEPMPEPNNPESFNVLCYELKGLGLDIRLEE, from the coding sequence TTGGTGAATACAGAAAAAAAAAGAATCACTTTTGCTTCAGTAGCAAAACAAGTGGAATATCCTGATTTTTTGGATATTCAAATTAAATCATTTAAAGAGTTTTTTCAGTTAGATGCAAAACCAGAAGATAGAAAAAATGAAGGATTGTTCAAAGCTTTTACAGAAAATTTTCCTATTTCTGATGCTAGAAATTCTTTTGTTTTAGAATTTAAAGGGTATTCAATAGATTCTCCTAGATATTCAATAGAAGAATGTATAGAAAGAGGTTTAACTTATAGTGTGCCTTTAAAGGCTAAATTAAAATTATATTGTACGGATCCTGAACATGAAGACTTTGAAACTGTATATCAAGATGTTTATTTAGGAACATGTCCTTATATGACTCCATCTGGATCTTTTATTTTTAATGGATCAGAAAGAGTAATTGTATCTCAATTACATCGTTCTCCAGGTGTTTTTTTTGGTCAATCTCATCATGCTAACGGTACTAAACTTTATTCCGCTAGAATTATTCCATTTAAAGGGTCATGGATAGAGTTTGCGACAGATATTAATAATGTCATGTATGCATATATTGATAGAAAGAAAAAATTACCTATGACAACTTTATTACGTGCGATAGGATATGAAAGAGATAAAGATATATTGGAAATATTTGATTTATCTGAAGAAACAAAAATAAAAGGGAACGAGAATAATATTATAAACAGAACCTTAGCTGCTAGAGTATTAAAAATTTGGCATGAGGATTTCGTTGATGAAGATACAGGAGAAGTTTTATCTGTGGAAAAGAATGAAATTCTTATAGAAAGAGATATTCTTTTAAAAGAAGAACATATTGATCTTTTAATTAATCATGAAATAAAAACAGTTTTACTGCATAAAAAAGGAGAGAGAAAAAAAGATTATTCTATTATTTATAACACTTTACATAAAGACCCTACAAATTCTGAAAAAGAAGCAGTAGAATATATTTATAGACAGCTTAGAAATACTGAACCTCCAGATGAAGAAACTGCTAGAGGGGTTATAGATAAACTTTTCTTTTCTGATGCGAGATATAGTTTAGGTCCTGTAGGAAGATATCGTTTGAATAAACGTCTTGGTTTAAATATAGATCCTAATTATTTAGTTTTAACTAAAGAAGATATTATTGCAATAATAGAACATTTGAATGCTTTATTTAACTCTAAAAGAGAGGTGGATGATATTGATCATTTATCTAATAGACGAGTAAGAACAGTAGGAGAACAACTTTATACTCAGTTTAGTATTGGTTTAGCGAGGATGGCTAGAACTATCAGAGAAAGAATGAATGTTCGTGATAATGAAGTTTTTATGCCTGTAGATCTTATTAATGCTAAGACTTTGTCTTCCGTGATAAATACTTTTTTTGGAACGAATCAATTATCTCAATTTATGGATCAAACTAATCCTTTATCTGAAATTACTCATAAAAGGAGACTTTCAGCATTAGGACCCGGTGGTTTATCTAGAGAAAGAGCAGGTTTTGAAGTAAGAGATGTTAATTATTCTCATTATGGGAGATTATGTCCTATAGAAACTCCAGAAGGCCCTAATATAGGATTAATATCTTCTCTTTCTGTCTTCGCAAAAATAAATAATATGGGATTTGTTGAAACTCCTTATAGAATTGTATCCCACCAAAAAGTAGATTTAAAATCTGAAGTAAAATATTTAAGCGCAGAAGAGGAAGAAGGAAAAATTATAGCACAAGCTAATGCTATAGATCAATATGGAAATTTTTTATCCGATAGAATTATATCTCGTGAAGATGGAGATTTTCCTATAGTTAAATCTAGTCAAATAGATTATATAGATGTAGCTCCGAATCAAATAGCTTCTATCTCCGCTTCTTTGATCCCTTTTTTAGAACATGATGATGCAAATAGAGCTTTGATGGGATCTAATATGATGCGTCAAGCAGTTCCATTATTAAAACCTGATGCTCCTATTGTAGGAACTGGATTGGAGGAACAAGTAGCAAGAGATTCTCGTATATTAATTAATGCAAAAAAAAATGGATTTGTTGAATATGTTGATGCTAATCGAATCGTTGTTCGTTATGATAAAACAGATAAAGAAAATTTGGTTAGTTTTGATCCTATCGTTCAAATTTATAATTTAGTTAAATTTAGAAAGACGAATCAAAATACATGTATAACCTTAAAACCTATTGTCAGAAGAGGGATGAAAGTAGTTAAAGGACAAATTCTATGTGAAGGTTATGCTACAGAAAATGGAGAATTGGCTTTAGGAAAAAATTTAAAAGCAGCTTTTATTCCGTGTAACGGATATAATTTTGAAGATGCTGTTTTGATATCCGAAAAAGTAGTAAGTGAGGATTGGTTTACCTCTATACATATAGATGAATATTCTTTAGATGTTCGTGATACGAAATTGGGTATGGAAGAATTGACCAATGATATTCCTAATGTGAGTGAAGAAGCTACTAAAGATTTAGATGAAAATGGAATTGTAAGAGTGGGAGCAGAAGTAAAACCTGGCGATATTCTTATTGGAAAAATAACTCCTAAAGGAGAATCTGATCCTACACCAGAAGAAAAATTATTAAGAGCTATTTTCGGAGATAAAGCAGGAAATGTAAAAGACGCTTCTTTAAGAGCTGAGCCATCATTATTTGGAGTCGTGATAGATACAAAGCTTTTTACTAGAAGTATAAAAGATAAAACATCTAGAGCTCAAGATAAAATAAAAATAGTTCGTTTGGAAAAAGAATATGAAAACAAATTTTTAGATATTAAAAATTTGTTGGTCAAAAAGTTGCAGTTTATTTTAAATGGAAAATTATGTTATAATTCTATTTTGAATGATAAAAAACAGGAAATTGTAAAAAAAGGGGTTAAATTCACCAAAAAAATACTGGATAATATACAGAATTATGTAGAAATTGATTCTAGTGATTGGACTGATGATATTCAAATTAATGATTTTGTATCAGAAATTTTACATAATTATAAAATAGCAGTAAGCGATTTAAATAGTACTTTTAAACATAAAAAATTTTCAATCACTGTTGGAGATGAATTACCATCAGGAATTGTTAAAATGGCGAAAGTATATATTGCTAAAAAAAGAAAGTTAAAAGTAGGAGATAAGATGGCAGGAAGACATGGAAATAAAGGAGTTGTAGCTAGAATTTTGAGAGAAGAAGATATGCCATTTTTAGAAGATGGAAGCCCTGTAGATATTGTTTTAAACCCTTTAGGGGTTCCTTCCAGAATGAATATAGGACAAATATATGAAACGGTATTGGGATGGGCAGGATATAAATTAAATATGAAATTTTCAACACCTATATTTGATGGTGCAACTATAGAAGAAATTTCCAAGTATACAGAAAAAGCGAAAATCCCTCGTTTTGGTGCCACTTATTTATTTGATGGAGGGACAGGAGAAAGGTTTGACCAACCTGCTACTGTAGGTGTAATATATATGTTAAAGTTAGGTCATATGGTAGATGATAAAATGCATGCACGTTCAATTGGGCCTTATTCTTTAATTACGCAACAACCTCTAGGAGGAAAAGCTCAATTTGGGGGGCAACGTTTCGGAGAGATGGAGGTTTGGGCTTTGGAAGCTTTTGGGGCTTCTAATCTATTACGTGAGATTTTAACTGTTAAGTCAGATGATGTTGTTGGTAGGGCCAAAACTTATGAGTCTATAGTAAAAGGAGAACCAATGCCTGAACCTAATAATCCAGAATCTTTTAATGTTCTTTGTTATGAATTAAAAGGATTAGGATTAGATATACGTTTAGAAGAATAA
- the rplL gene encoding 50S ribosomal protein L7/L12, which yields MIEKLAEQLVNLTVKQVNELAILLKKEYGIEAATTSIKMDNTSSEKEKTYEKEEKNFFNIILKSSGNSKLSVVKLVKEITGKGLKESKDLVDNIPSLLKESVNKKEAEDFKNRFEEIGAEIELK from the coding sequence ATGATAGAAAAGCTAGCTGAACAATTAGTCAATTTAACTGTAAAACAAGTTAATGAATTGGCAATTTTATTAAAAAAAGAATATGGAATAGAAGCTGCGACTACTTCAATAAAAATGGACAATACTTCGTCTGAAAAAGAAAAAACATATGAAAAAGAAGAAAAAAACTTTTTTAATATAATTTTAAAATCATCTGGAAATTCTAAATTATCTGTAGTGAAATTAGTTAAGGAAATTACTGGAAAAGGTCTTAAGGAATCTAAAGATTTGGTAGATAATATTCCCAGTCTTCTCAAAGAATCTGTAAATAAAAAAGAAGCAGAAGATTTTAAAAATAGATTTGAAGAAATAGGAGCTGAAATAGAATTAAAATAG
- the rplJ gene encoding 50S ribosomal protein L10 has protein sequence MNKNKKDKEKKLSELISILNNNKTIYLIDIFDLNSNQISILRKNFHENGITMKMVKNTLLKKAIIENRKFDSFYSVLNGNTTVLFSNLNVANITSKIIKNFHIEEKVSKPYLKGAYAQESFYFGGNKDLNILLYLKSKEDIIAEIINILKFSINNIISSFLDVTKYKICEMLKSLSYKKDESIKSL, from the coding sequence ATGAATAAAAATAAAAAAGATAAAGAAAAAAAATTATCGGAATTAATATCTATATTAAATAACAATAAAACAATATATTTAATTGATATATTTGATTTAAATTCAAATCAAATATCTATTCTTAGAAAAAATTTTCATGAAAATGGTATTACGATGAAAATGGTGAAAAATACTTTACTAAAAAAAGCTATAATAGAAAATAGAAAATTTGATTCTTTTTATTCTGTTTTAAATGGAAATACAACTGTATTATTTTCAAATTTAAATGTAGCAAATATTACTTCTAAAATCATAAAAAATTTCCATATAGAAGAAAAAGTTAGTAAACCTTATTTAAAAGGAGCTTACGCACAAGAATCTTTTTATTTTGGGGGGAACAAAGATTTGAATATATTATTATACCTTAAATCCAAAGAAGATATCATTGCTGAAATCATAAATATACTCAAATTTTCAATAAATAACATTATTTCATCTTTTTTGGATGTAACAAAATATAAAATATGTGAAATGTTAAAATCTTTATCTTACAAAAAAGATGAAAGTATAAAGTCTTTATAA
- the rplA gene encoding 50S ribosomal protein L1, giving the protein MSKKLTKNKKKALDKISKISSKKFSLEERILLIKETNFVKFDASIDIYVHLGVDVRFPNQMVRGTVSLPHGTGKNVCVLALVPKDKELEVKKAGADYVGLNYIEKIKSGWTNVDVIVASPSIMGLLGDVGKILGPKGLMPNPKMETVSINPEKSVKEIKSGKITFKADRYGIVHSSIGRISFSDQCLLDNIKEFMKTIIRNKPFTSKGSYIKSVYLSSTMGYSFPLDLKSFMKK; this is encoded by the coding sequence ATGTCAAAAAAATTAACTAAAAATAAAAAGAAAGCACTAGATAAAATTAGTAAGATTTCTAGTAAAAAATTTTCTTTAGAAGAAAGAATACTTCTTATAAAAGAAACGAATTTCGTAAAATTTGATGCATCTATTGACATTTATGTGCATCTTGGGGTAGATGTTCGTTTTCCTAATCAAATGGTAAGAGGGACAGTTTCATTGCCTCATGGAACAGGTAAAAATGTTTGTGTTTTAGCTTTAGTTCCTAAAGATAAAGAATTAGAAGTTAAAAAAGCAGGAGCTGATTATGTTGGATTAAATTATATTGAAAAAATTAAATCTGGATGGACAAATGTAGATGTGATTGTTGCGAGTCCTTCTATTATGGGGTTATTGGGGGATGTAGGTAAAATATTGGGACCCAAAGGATTAATGCCTAATCCTAAAATGGAAACAGTTTCCATTAATCCAGAAAAATCTGTAAAAGAAATTAAATCTGGAAAAATTACTTTCAAAGCAGATCGTTATGGAATTGTTCATTCTTCTATAGGAAGAATTTCGTTTTCAGATCAATGTTTATTAGATAATATAAAAGAATTTATGAAAACAATTATTCGAAATAAACCTTTTACATCTAAAGGGTCTTATATAAAAAGTGTTTATTTATCTAGTACAATGGGTTATAGTTTTCCGTTAGATTTAAAAAGTTTTATGAAGAAATGA
- the rplK gene encoding 50S ribosomal protein L11: MTKKVIKRIKIQKIYGGKASPAPPVGPILGSSGVNIVEFCKQYNSITKNRMGEICPVRITVYEDKSFSFSIKNPPVSIQLLNILKKEKGSKESNRSKIGKINLNEVKIIAKNKMEDFNCFSIESAISMVSGTARSMGIEIVDN; the protein is encoded by the coding sequence ATGACAAAAAAAGTGATAAAAAGGATAAAAATACAGAAAATTTATGGAGGGAAAGCTAGTCCAGCTCCCCCTGTAGGGCCTATTTTAGGTAGCTCTGGAGTGAACATTGTTGAATTTTGTAAACAATACAATTCTATCACCAAAAATAGAATGGGAGAAATATGTCCTGTTAGGATAACTGTATATGAAGATAAATCTTTTTCTTTTTCAATAAAAAATCCTCCGGTTTCTATTCAATTGTTGAATATCTTAAAAAAAGAAAAAGGGTCGAAAGAATCTAATCGTTCTAAAATAGGAAAAATAAATTTAAATGAAGTTAAAATAATTGCAAAAAATAAAATGGAAGATTTTAATTGTTTTTCTATTGAGTCTGCTATATCCATGGTTTCGGGGACTGCTAGATCTATGGGAATAGAAATAGTTGATAATTAA
- the nusG gene encoding transcription termination/antitermination protein NusG: MNNLKRKWYVIKTMSGQENKVKSYIENEIRDNGFQEHIGKVLVPIEKVIQMRKGKKIHREKVHYPGYVMVEANLEGEAAHAIKNVPGVINFLSEGKGASAVPIPMRKEEVNKMLGKIDKLYENNENISIPFIVGETIKVIDGPFTGFNGTIEKINEEKRKLELSVLIFGRKTPLELNFTQIEKI, encoded by the coding sequence ATGAATAATTTGAAAAGAAAATGGTATGTCATAAAAACCATGAGTGGACAAGAAAATAAGGTAAAATCATATATTGAGAATGAAATTAGAGATAATGGATTTCAAGAACATATAGGAAAAGTATTAGTTCCTATTGAAAAAGTGATACAAATGAGGAAAGGAAAAAAAATTCATAGAGAAAAAGTTCATTATCCTGGATATGTCATGGTTGAAGCGAATTTAGAAGGAGAAGCTGCACATGCAATAAAAAATGTTCCAGGTGTTATAAATTTTTTAAGTGAAGGAAAAGGAGCTTCTGCTGTCCCTATTCCTATGAGAAAAGAAGAAGTTAATAAAATGTTGGGGAAAATAGATAAATTATATGAAAATAACGAAAATATTAGTATTCCTTTTATAGTAGGAGAAACAATTAAAGTTATAGATGGACCTTTTACCGGGTTCAATGGAACAATTGAAAAAATAAATGAAGAAAAGAGGAAATTGGAATTGTCCGTTTTGATTTTTGGAAGGAAAACTCCATTAGAATTAAACTTTACACAAATAGAAAAAATTTAG
- the secE gene encoding preprotein translocase subunit SecE: MKKNNFFLEIYDEFFHCITWPKWYDLQITTMIVCFFSIFLSIFLYGVDGFFIFLIKKLFSL; this comes from the coding sequence ATGAAAAAAAATAATTTTTTTTTAGAAATTTATGATGAGTTTTTTCATTGTATTACATGGCCTAAATGGTATGATTTACAAATTACAACAATGATTGTATGTTTTTTTTCCATATTTCTGTCCATATTTTTGTATGGAGTAGATGGTTTTTTCATTTTTTTGATTAAAAAATTATTTTCTTTATAA
- the tuf gene encoding elongation factor Tu, translated as MAKEKFKRDKPHVNIGTTGHVDHGKTTLTAAITKVLSEIGLAEEKSFDAIDNAPEEKARGITINTSHVEYETEKRHYAHVDCPGHADYVKNMITGAAQMDGAILVVAATDGPMPQTREHILLSRQVGVPKIVVFMNKVDQVDDPELLELVEMEIRELLSKYEYDGENIPIIQGSALGALNGEKKWVDKIKDLMKVLDDYIPEPIREMDKPFLMPVEDVFTITGRGTVATGRIESGIVNTSDVVDIIGMGENKLSSTVTGVEMFRKILDKGQAGDNVGLLLRGIEKKDIKRGMVIGKPGSVKPHKKFKAEVYILTKEEGGRHTPFHNKYRPQFYLRTTDVTGEIHLPDGIEMVMPGDNISMEVELHQPIALSENLRFAIREGGKTVGAGQVIHIMD; from the coding sequence ATGGCAAAAGAAAAATTTAAACGAGACAAACCGCATGTAAATATAGGGACCACAGGTCATGTAGACCATGGAAAAACAACTTTAACTGCTGCAATTACAAAGGTTTTATCAGAAATTGGATTAGCAGAGGAAAAAAGTTTTGATGCAATAGATAACGCTCCTGAAGAAAAAGCAAGAGGGATTACTATCAATACGTCTCATGTAGAATATGAAACAGAGAAAAGACATTATGCACATGTAGATTGTCCTGGACATGCCGATTATGTAAAAAATATGATTACAGGTGCAGCTCAAATGGATGGGGCTATCTTAGTTGTTGCGGCTACAGATGGACCTATGCCTCAAACTAGAGAACATATATTATTATCTCGTCAAGTAGGAGTCCCTAAAATTGTGGTGTTTATGAATAAAGTAGATCAAGTCGACGATCCAGAATTATTAGAACTAGTAGAAATGGAAATTAGAGAATTGCTTTCTAAGTATGAATATGATGGAGAAAATATCCCTATTATACAAGGATCAGCTTTAGGTGCTTTAAATGGAGAAAAAAAATGGGTTGATAAAATAAAAGATTTGATGAAAGTATTAGACGATTATATTCCTGAACCTATTCGTGAAATGGATAAACCATTTTTAATGCCTGTAGAAGATGTTTTTACCATAACAGGAAGAGGAACAGTTGCAACAGGTCGTATTGAAAGTGGAATAGTTAATACAAGTGATGTCGTTGACATAATTGGAATGGGAGAAAATAAATTATCATCTACAGTAACAGGAGTTGAAATGTTTAGAAAAATATTAGATAAAGGTCAAGCAGGCGATAATGTAGGTTTATTATTACGTGGAATAGAAAAAAAAGATATTAAAAGAGGAATGGTTATTGGAAAACCGGGATCTGTAAAGCCTCATAAAAAATTTAAAGCAGAAGTATATATTCTTACAAAAGAAGAAGGAGGAAGGCATACCCCTTTTCATAATAAATATCGTCCTCAATTTTATTTAAGAACAACAGATGTTACAGGTGAAATTCATCTACCAGATGGAATAGAAATGGTTATGCCTGGAGATAATATCTCTATGGAAGTTGAATTACATCAACCTATAGCATTAAGTGAAAACTTACGTTTTGCTATTCGTGAAGGAGGGAAAACAGTAGGTGCTGGACAAGTTATTCATATAATGGATTAA
- a CDS encoding lipoprotein signal peptidase — protein MKKFFLIIFSILLIDQVLKIYIKTHFKLGGGIDIFSFFHIFFVENPGMAYGVNFGVGYYGKILLSILRFFLIFLISIFLYKNIKKGYSKYLTIPISLILSGAMGNFLDSALYGLLFDTGTVYSKEYQKWIPYIGVSKINSNFFEKKGGYASFMEGCVVDMFYFPIIDTYIPGWIPFFGGYNFQFFKPIFNLSDVVISIGVFSLFIFKHKIKNVKIL, from the coding sequence TTGAAAAAATTCTTTTTAATTATTTTCTCTATTTTATTAATAGATCAAGTTTTAAAAATTTATATTAAAACTCATTTTAAGTTAGGAGGTGGAATTGACATATTTTCTTTTTTTCATATTTTTTTTGTTGAAAATCCAGGAATGGCTTATGGGGTAAATTTTGGTGTAGGATATTATGGAAAAATATTATTGAGTATTTTACGGTTTTTTTTGATTTTTTTAATTTCTATTTTTCTTTACAAGAATATAAAAAAAGGATATTCTAAATATTTGACTATTCCTATTAGTTTAATTTTATCAGGAGCTATGGGAAATTTTTTAGATAGCGCTTTGTATGGATTATTATTTGATACAGGAACAGTTTATAGCAAAGAATATCAAAAATGGATTCCTTATATTGGTGTATCTAAAATAAACTCTAATTTTTTTGAAAAAAAAGGGGGATATGCCTCTTTTATGGAAGGATGTGTTGTAGATATGTTTTATTTTCCTATAATAGATACTTATATTCCTGGTTGGATTCCATTTTTTGGTGGTTATAATTTTCAGTTTTTTAAACCTATTTTTAATTTATCCGATGTTGTAATATCTATTGGTGTGTTTTCATTATTTATATTTAAACATAAAATTAAAAATGTAAAAATTTTGTAA
- a CDS encoding TraR/DksA family transcriptional regulator yields the protein MKGEVKKRYSMEERKEFRKLILEKLKKAKKDLSMFQESFSDNKNNGTDDTYFTFKAFDEGSETLSKEQNAQILKHLQKFINSLNTALIRVENKDYGICRITKKLIPKERLMAVPHTTLSIEGKRLIEYRKKLIN from the coding sequence ATGAAAGGAGAAGTAAAAAAAAGGTATTCTATGGAAGAAAGAAAAGAATTTCGTAAACTTATACTTGAAAAATTAAAAAAAGCAAAAAAAGATTTATCAATGTTTCAAGAATCTTTTTCTGATAATAAAAATAATGGAACAGATGATACTTATTTTACTTTTAAAGCTTTTGATGAAGGTTCAGAAACTTTGAGTAAGGAACAAAATGCACAAATTTTAAAACATTTACAAAAATTTATAAATAGTTTAAACACCGCCTTAATTAGAGTGGAAAATAAAGATTATGGAATCTGTCGTATTACCAAAAAGTTAATCCCTAAAGAACGTCTTATGGCGGTCCCTCATACAACTTTAAGTATTGAAGGTAAAAGACTGATAGAATATAGAAAAAAGCTAATAAACTAA